The genomic segment CTGGAACCGTCCCAAGTGGGAGGTTAAGGCCTTAATGCAATTGCTTTCCCACTATTTAAAATCCGAAATTCAGGAATTGAAAAAAAACGGAATTGCCTTAAAGGTCATCGGAAACCTGGAACAATTACCGGAGAAACTGCAACCCCAATTGATAAAGGCCATTGAACAAACCCAAGAGAACAAAGACATGATCTTAAATGTGGCCTTAAGCTACAGCGGGCGGGCGGAAATCCTCATGGCCGTGAGGAAGATGGCCGAAGCCATCCTGAATAAGGATCTCTCTATTGAAGATATTTCCGAAGCGCAGTTCGAAAAGTTCCTTTATACCCATGGCTTGCCCGACCCCGATTTGCTGATTCGCACCAGCGGGGAATACCGGCTGAGTGATTTTTTGATTTACCAATCGGCCTATACTGAGATTTATGTGACTCAAACCCTATGGCCGGATTTTCGCAAGAAACACCTCCTGACTGCCATTCAAGAATTTCATAAGAGGGAAAGGCGATTTGGTTTAACCGGAGAACAGGTTCGCCGAAAAAATTCCCTGCCTCTCCAGGAACGTTCCTGAGGAGATGTTTTGGGTTTAAAGCCTTCACCCTCTCATGGTAAGCGCCTTATCACCGCTTCCCTGATTATACCCCTGCTCTTTTTGGCTCTCTACTTTGGAGGGCCGGTTCTTTTTATTTTTCTGGTTTGGGCCGGTTTTTCCCTGGGGAACCGCGAATGGTTTTATTTGATTTACCAAAAACCCTCCGGCTTTATCCTGTGGCTTCATTGGTTTCTGGGATCATTGGCCCTTTGGGGGGCATATTTTAAAGGGATAGACGGTCTTTTCCTGGCCTTAATCCTGGGAGCGCTGTTTTGCTTTATTTATATGATCGTCACTTTCCCTAATCAAAAACCTTTTTTTGATTCTTTAGGTAAACAGATCTTTGCCCTCTGGTACCTGCCCCTCTATCTTCCTTTTTTCGTACTCATCAGAAAGGAAAGCCACGGACTGAACTGGGTATTTTTTCTGTTGGCGGTGAACTATGCCGGGGATACGGCGGCTTATTATGTAGGACGCACCTGGGGAAGACATAAGCTGGCCCCCTTGATCAGTCCCCAAAAGACCATCGAGGGGTCTTTGGGAGGCTTGACGGCCAATATACTTTTGGCCTGGATTTTTCAAGTCACCCTTTTCCCGCAATACCCTCAGCTTCAAATAATCGGCCTGGGGTTGCTACTTGGTATGGTCAGTCAATTAGGGGATTTGTTGGAATCCATGTTTAAACGAACCGTCCGGGTAAAAGATTCGGGTTCTCTTTTTCCAGGGCATGGGGGTTTTTTGGATCGCGCCGACAGTGTGCTGTTGCCGGCGCCGTTGGTTTACTTTTTTGTGAGATTTTTCGGGTAACGGGTAACGTAAAGCGGATAACGTGAAGCGTGAAGCGTATCTCGGAGTGCGTAATGCGTACATCGTATGAAGCATTTAGCATCTCTTGTGTCGACCTCGGAATTCAGTAAGATACGAACCACCGAATAACGAATTACGAGATACGAGCTACGCTTCACGAGATACGAGATACGAAAGGATCTTTTGAAAACCTTATCCCTCTTAGGCAGTACCGGCTCCATAGGCGTCCAGGTCCTCAATCTGGTCAAACAGTTTGAAGACCAGTTTCGTATTGTTGGGCTGGCGGCCGGGAAAAACATGGGACTGCTTAAAGAACAGATCCTTTATTTTAAGCCGCGAAGCGTTTCCGTAGCTTCGGAGAAAGAAGCTATTGAATTAACCAGCCATGGATTTCCGGGATTTCCCTTAACGGTCCTCTGGGGGTCTGAAGGTCATGAAGAAATTGCTGCCCTGGAAGAGACGGACATGGTGGTCTCAGCCATGGTCGGAGCAGTCGGTTTACAGCCGACTTTGGCGGCTATCAAGGCTCGAAAGACCATTGCCCTGGCCAATAAAGAGTCTTTAGTAATGGCCGGGGCCTTGATGAAGGAAGAAGCCCGAAAACACGGGGTAACTATTTTACCGATCGACAGCGAACACAGTGCCATTTTTCAGGTTTTACAGGGCCAACAGCGGGAGGCCTTACGGAAGATTATATTAACCGCTTCAGGGGGGCCGTTTTGGGATTATCCCCAAGAAGCCATGAAACGGATTACCAGCCAGCAGGCTTTGAATCATCCCAAATGGAAGATGGGTCAAAAGATATCGATTGATTCAGCCACCCTGATGAACAAGGGGCTGGAGGTGATGGAAGCCCAATGGTTATTCGGGGTTTCTCTGGATCAGGTGGACATTTGCATCCATCCCCAGAGTATCATCCATTCCATGGTCGAATATCAGGATGGCTCTATCCTGGCCCAAATGGGAAATCCTGATATGGTGATCCCTATTGCCTATGCCCTTTCCTATCCCAGGCGGCTGCCTCTGAATCAGGGTTTTTTAGACCTGACCCAACTGACCGGGTTAACTTTTTTTAAGCCGGACCTGGAAAGATTCCCCTGTTTGGGGTTGGCCCTGGAGGCGGCCAGAACAGGAGGCAGTATGCCGGTGGTATTAAATGCCGCCAATGAAGCCGCTGTCTTCTCTTTTTTAAAGGGGGGGCTGTCTTATCAGGGGATTCCCTTCGTAATTAGGGCCACCATGGAAAAGCATAAACCCTTTTCCCCGGCTAATTTGGAAGAAATTCTGGCCGTTGATTCCTGGGCCAGAAAAGAGGCCGGTTCCTGGATTGAAAAGAAAGGTTCAAGGTCCAAGGTATAAGGTTTTTGATCCAAGGTTCAAGGTCCACACCTTATACCTTAAACCGAATACCATAAACCCTATTAAACGTTAAGGAAGCAACAATATGGAAATGATGATTCTTCAACTTCAAAGTATCCTCTCGGTTCTCGCCGAAACCGCCGTGTCCCCGTCGTTGTTTTACGGGTTTTTGTTTAAACTGGTCCCTTTTATCATCGTCCTCGGTTTGTTGATCTTCTTTCACGAACTGGGACATTTCGGGGCGGCAAAATTCTTCGGGGTTAAAGTGGAGCGGTTTTCTTTCGGCCTGGGCCCCCGTTTGTTCGGCCTCAAGGTGGGGGAAACCGATTACCGGATTTCCGCCTTTCCCCTGGGGGGATATGTTAAGATGGTGGGAGAAGGGCTGGATGATGAGGTCTCGGAAGAAGAAAAGGTCCGGTCCTTTTCTCATAAGCCGGTCTGGAAAAGGATGGTCATTGTCCTTTGCGGCCCTTTGTTTAACTTCTTTTTCGCTATCGTTGTTTTTTGCGTGGGGTTTCTATTCGTTGGACAGGTCATCCTGACCAGTGAGATCGGGGAGGTTAAACCCAATTTCCCGGCCTATAATGCCGGCATTCGTCCCGGAGATAAGATCGTCCAAATGGACGGCCAAGCCATCCAGTCCTGGAAAGAACTGCCTGAGATCGTACGAAAAAATCCGGGAAAACCCATTTCTTTGATTTTTGTAAGGGGAAACCAGCGTTATGCAACCGAGGTTACACCGGTCAGAAGTACGGTTAAAAACCTTTTCGGGGAAGACGTTCAGGAAGCGGTTATCGGGGTCACCCCCTCCGGAAAATATTTTACCCGGAAATTAGGGGTCCTGGGTGCCTTCCAAAGCGGGATCGATCAAACCTGGGGGATAACTAAAATGACCGGGCTCAGTCTGCTCAAGCTGGTCCAAAGGAAATTACCTTTGGAGACCCTGGGGGGGCCGATTTTTATTGCCCAGTTGGCCGGTCAGCAGGCCCAGGAAGGCTGGACCAATCTTTTATTTTTTACTGCCCTGTTGAGCGTCAATCTGGGAATCTTAAATCTCCTTCCCATCCCTGTCCTGGATGGGGGCCATCTGGTTTTTTTCGGGTTGGAATGGATCCTGGGCAAACCCCTCAGCCTGAAGAAACGGGAGATGGCCCAACAAGTGGGTATGTTTATCCTGATCCTGCTGATGGTCTTTGTTTTTTATAATGACATCGCACGTATCATCCAACAGTGATGCTGGGGGTCTGGGGTCGGGGGGCAGGGATCAGGGGTTGATTTATTGAATCAGTTTGGAGTTCGGAGTTCGGAGCAAACCCTCTAAACTCCGAACTCCGAACTCCAAACTTGATAGGCTATGCCTGGAGAACTTACACTCCATTTAACCAACCAAACAGGAAAGAATTTGAAGATACTGGCTCTGGATACCGCCACCGAAACCGAAGGGGTGGCCCTTCTGGAAGGGGATGTGTTACAGGCCCAGGCCCAGATTCGGGTTTCAAAAACCCATGCCAGTCAATTATGGAAGACCATCTTTTTCCTTTTGGCCCAGGCCGAATGGGAGCTTAATGAAATTGACCTCTGGGCGGTGACGGTCGGCCCGGGAAGCTTCACTGGTCTTCGTATCGGTCTGGCCACCATAAAAGGCCTGTCCTTTGCCACCCAAAAACCGATTGTCGGAATATCCACCCTGGAAGCCCTGGCCTTTCCATTTTCTTATTGCCCCTACCTGATTTGTCCGGTCATTGATGCCAGAAAGAAAGAGGTTTTTTGTGCTTATTTCAGGTCGGATTCCCACGGGGAAATCCATTGGGCCGGAGAACCACGAAATATAAAGCCCCAGGCTTTGGCGCAGGAAATCAATGAACCGGTTCTCCTGGTAGGCAATGGGGCCAGACTCTACCAGCCATTTTTTAAAGAGAGTCTCGGTACACTGGCCTTGTTCCCTGATTCTCATTTGCATCTTATATCGCCGGTCGTTCTGGGGACCCTGGCCCGGTCCCGGATGCAGCAAGGCCGGCAATCTTCTCCGGAAGAGATCCGGCCCTTTTATATTCGTCCTTCCGATGCCGAATATGCCAAGCAAACCCCTTCCATTTATTAATCCTCTATGCCCCTAATGGGCGCCACGAAAGATGAAAATAAGTCTAAAGTTTTTTCAATAAAAGTTCGATAAAAGAACAGGGATCATTACCTAAGAGTCGTCAGTAGTTCTCGGGAAAGCGGAAAAGACCTATTATACAAAGGAGGAGAAACCGTGGAACCTTTTCTCAGAATCATGCACATCGACTCCGATTATCAGGTTTTTTTGATGGTTATTAATGAAGGGACCAGCACGGTTTCCAGTCTGTCTCTGGGCGAGGCATTAGAATGCATAAAGACCCAGGATCTGGATTTGATTCTATCGGAACCTCAAAACATGGCGATTTTTGATAGAACCATTCCTTCCGGATTGTTGATGACCAATACCCCGGCCTTTCC from the Deltaproteobacteria bacterium genome contains:
- a CDS encoding isoprenyl transferase, with the translated sequence MKLSTPEKMPRHIAIIMDGNGRWAQQRSLPRVAGHKQGVESVREAVRTCRELGIQVLSLYAFSRENWNRPKWEVKALMQLLSHYLKSEIQELKKNGIALKVIGNLEQLPEKLQPQLIKAIEQTQENKDMILNVALSYSGRAEILMAVRKMAEAILNKDLSIEDISEAQFEKFLYTHGLPDPDLLIRTSGEYRLSDFLIYQSAYTEIYVTQTLWPDFRKKHLLTAIQEFHKRERRFGLTGEQVRRKNSLPLQERS
- a CDS encoding phosphatidate cytidylyltransferase, whose amino-acid sequence is MGLKPSPSHGKRLITASLIIPLLFLALYFGGPVLFIFLVWAGFSLGNREWFYLIYQKPSGFILWLHWFLGSLALWGAYFKGIDGLFLALILGALFCFIYMIVTFPNQKPFFDSLGKQIFALWYLPLYLPFFVLIRKESHGLNWVFFLLAVNYAGDTAAYYVGRTWGRHKLAPLISPQKTIEGSLGGLTANILLAWIFQVTLFPQYPQLQIIGLGLLLGMVSQLGDLLESMFKRTVRVKDSGSLFPGHGGFLDRADSVLLPAPLVYFFVRFFG
- a CDS encoding 1-deoxy-D-xylulose-5-phosphate reductoisomerase produces the protein MKTLSLLGSTGSIGVQVLNLVKQFEDQFRIVGLAAGKNMGLLKEQILYFKPRSVSVASEKEAIELTSHGFPGFPLTVLWGSEGHEEIAALEETDMVVSAMVGAVGLQPTLAAIKARKTIALANKESLVMAGALMKEEARKHGVTILPIDSEHSAIFQVLQGQQREALRKIILTASGGPFWDYPQEAMKRITSQQALNHPKWKMGQKISIDSATLMNKGLEVMEAQWLFGVSLDQVDICIHPQSIIHSMVEYQDGSILAQMGNPDMVIPIAYALSYPRRLPLNQGFLDLTQLTGLTFFKPDLERFPCLGLALEAARTGGSMPVVLNAANEAAVFSFLKGGLSYQGIPFVIRATMEKHKPFSPANLEEILAVDSWARKEAGSWIEKKGSRSKV
- the rseP gene encoding RIP metalloprotease RseP, with amino-acid sequence MFKLVPFIIVLGLLIFFHELGHFGAAKFFGVKVERFSFGLGPRLFGLKVGETDYRISAFPLGGYVKMVGEGLDDEVSEEEKVRSFSHKPVWKRMVIVLCGPLFNFFFAIVVFCVGFLFVGQVILTSEIGEVKPNFPAYNAGIRPGDKIVQMDGQAIQSWKELPEIVRKNPGKPISLIFVRGNQRYATEVTPVRSTVKNLFGEDVQEAVIGVTPSGKYFTRKLGVLGAFQSGIDQTWGITKMTGLSLLKLVQRKLPLETLGGPIFIAQLAGQQAQEGWTNLLFFTALLSVNLGILNLLPIPVLDGGHLVFFGLEWILGKPLSLKKREMAQQVGMFILILLMVFVFYNDIARIIQQ
- the tsaB gene encoding tRNA (adenosine(37)-N6)-threonylcarbamoyltransferase complex dimerization subunit type 1 TsaB, with the translated sequence MKILALDTATETEGVALLEGDVLQAQAQIRVSKTHASQLWKTIFFLLAQAEWELNEIDLWAVTVGPGSFTGLRIGLATIKGLSFATQKPIVGISTLEALAFPFSYCPYLICPVIDARKKEVFCAYFRSDSHGEIHWAGEPRNIKPQALAQEINEPVLLVGNGARLYQPFFKESLGTLALFPDSHLHLISPVVLGTLARSRMQQGRQSSPEEIRPFYIRPSDAEYAKQTPSIY